A single genomic interval of Bacillus smithii harbors:
- a CDS encoding DUF1444 domain-containing protein, translating to MDSKALRKELEKRLKSENRLFTFDREKDVLRIEDKETRKGVNVSLPPILGRWETMKEKAIDEVVYYVNEALAVMGKEPSLSEREKYIYPVIRSTSFPKEAKEGVPFLYDDHTAETRIYYALDMGTTYRLIDKELLEKENWDARRVRETAKFNARSLSTSVKKDEVADNVFYFLNTNDGYDSSRILNEKWLSEMEEKVEGVMTVSVPHADVLIIGDIRNETGYDILANMTMSFFANGRIPITALSFLYENGKLEPIFILAKNKRK from the coding sequence TTGGACAGTAAAGCGCTGCGAAAGGAATTGGAAAAACGATTAAAATCAGAAAACCGCCTTTTTACATTTGATCGGGAAAAAGATGTTTTACGAATCGAGGACAAGGAAACGAGAAAAGGGGTCAATGTTTCACTCCCTCCCATTCTAGGCAGATGGGAAACAATGAAAGAGAAAGCAATCGATGAGGTTGTTTACTATGTCAATGAAGCGCTGGCTGTCATGGGAAAAGAACCAAGCTTATCGGAAAGAGAAAAGTACATTTATCCGGTTATTCGCTCCACATCTTTTCCAAAGGAAGCGAAAGAAGGCGTACCTTTTTTGTATGATGATCATACGGCCGAAACAAGAATATATTATGCCCTTGATATGGGGACTACTTATCGGTTGATTGATAAGGAACTGTTGGAAAAGGAAAACTGGGATGCCAGAAGAGTGAGAGAGACGGCGAAATTCAACGCCCGCTCCCTTTCTACTTCCGTTAAAAAAGATGAGGTAGCGGATAATGTTTTTTATTTTTTAAATACAAATGACGGTTATGATTCAAGCCGAATTTTAAACGAAAAATGGCTTTCTGAGATGGAGGAGAAAGTCGAAGGTGTGATGACTGTCTCCGTGCCTCATGCAGACGTGCTGATCATCGGGGATATCCGCAATGAAACCGGATATGACATATTGGCTAATATGACGATGAGCTTTTTTGCCAACGGACGGATACCGATTACGGCTTTGTCATTTTTGTATGAAAATGGCAAGCTGGAACCGATTTTTATTTTAGCCAAAAACAAAAGAAAATGA